One Microbacter margulisiae genomic window carries:
- a CDS encoding Pls/PosA family non-ribosomal peptide synthetase has product MDSQINRPAFLDQFFETTAQLYPDNIAIEYGKKHYTYSEVDRLANRLAHFLQEHEVAPEEKVAILLPRIPEVYIAMLGTLKAGGAYIPIDPEAPGERVNFIMHDSDAKMLITDDGMLERVASHLDQYPVFNIDHQMQELHRYSDSNPFVIHRESNNLCYIIYTSGSSGEPKGVLLEHRNVINYIIGAQEIYPVDYTHRVLQGFSVSFDASVEEIWVTFAAGATLVVGTFEIMRSGDRFASILNDLNITFLSCAPTLLSMVHEDIPNLKILIFGGEVCSTDIAHRWCKPGRLVYNTYGPTEAAVIATYSILEAAKPVSIGRPLLGYDIFVVNEQLEPVAEGEEGEILIGGPSVARGYLHRDDLTSQKFISTDRFDGSYRRYYRTGDLAKYASNGELFFMGRADAQVKVRGFRVELAEIEGLLLQFNGVQAAVVALDSATQQLAAYVVVDHNTEIDREVLADLLRLKLPYYMIPSTLDVIDQLPMTTSQKIDRKRLPVPHTPLSYSAKKEIIAPSTTLEKAMVTIMAKHFKRDNISMDDHFFNDLGGHSLLAALVVSEMREKAMFATMSVVDVYKFPVLSDLAKELEKKQQQPEQKTASKKERDIYVPSKMNYYTCVFFQGIAMIFLLLLFGIEWLGPFFVYSYYYQADNGVFHSMVTMLWMYFILMPVLSLFAIGFKWAVIGRIKPGKYKLWGSYYFRFWIVDKVINIAPINYFTGTSIMNVFLRALGAKIGKNVYINTSAISAFDLLRIGDNVSICTDTHLRGYNIADGFLYIGDISLEDDCFVGTRCNLSHNTKMERNSSIDDLTLVAEGTVIPANEQWSGSPAVKIGTNGKPEHQKLWSVRNSILFFISIFLIPLITMLAYFPGLVLITHLAYVSRGFHFLWSTIGVGVSFVVLLTVIIAILKWLMLGNIKEGKYPVNSIFYYKKWFFDQLMKLSLQVIGTLYTTLYLQTWFKMLGVKMGKRVEIATVEFISPDLLETGDECFLADSVSVGASHVRNGYITIAKARIGDRTFVGNSAVISPGTRLGSDVLVGVLSKMSQENLPAKDGSSWFGSPAVYLPKRDINQDFSIKQTYKPTKLLFILRYSIEFFRVTLPATFFIALAALITDVASYLQVTKSLGELFLLFPFMYLGAAILGTMAMAIFKWIVIGKYKPAKKPLWSHYVWRSELVTGVYENFLVLFFLNILTGTPFIKYPLRLLGCKIGKKACMFTTQITEFDLIKMGDNVAVNDNCTLQTHLFEDRVMKMSFVDIENNCSVGGMAVVLYDSKMEHDAILQPLSVLMKSETLPANTIFKGVPANPS; this is encoded by the coding sequence TGAGGTTGCTCCAGAAGAAAAAGTGGCTATTTTGCTACCTCGTATTCCTGAAGTTTACATTGCCATGTTAGGCACTCTGAAGGCGGGAGGAGCTTATATTCCAATAGACCCGGAAGCTCCTGGTGAAAGGGTTAATTTCATTATGCATGATTCGGATGCAAAAATGCTGATAACCGATGATGGTATGCTGGAACGAGTTGCTTCTCATTTGGATCAATATCCTGTTTTCAATATTGACCATCAAATGCAGGAATTGCATCGCTATTCAGATAGTAACCCATTCGTCATCCATAGAGAATCTAATAATCTTTGCTATATAATTTATACCTCTGGGAGTAGCGGGGAGCCTAAAGGCGTATTGCTAGAGCATCGGAATGTGATTAACTATATAATAGGTGCTCAGGAAATTTATCCTGTGGATTACACACACCGTGTTTTACAAGGTTTCTCCGTTTCTTTTGATGCGTCTGTCGAAGAAATTTGGGTCACTTTTGCGGCAGGAGCTACACTTGTAGTGGGAACTTTTGAGATTATGCGTTCGGGAGATCGGTTTGCTTCTATTTTGAACGATCTGAATATTACATTTCTGTCATGTGCGCCAACGTTATTGTCGATGGTGCATGAGGATATTCCTAATTTGAAAATATTGATTTTCGGAGGTGAAGTTTGTTCAACGGATATTGCTCATAGATGGTGCAAACCTGGTAGATTAGTGTATAATACATATGGACCGACAGAAGCAGCGGTGATTGCAACATATTCAATATTGGAAGCTGCAAAACCAGTGAGTATTGGCCGTCCACTGTTAGGGTATGATATTTTTGTGGTCAATGAACAATTAGAACCTGTAGCTGAAGGAGAAGAAGGCGAAATACTTATTGGTGGTCCGAGCGTTGCACGAGGATATTTACATCGTGACGATCTTACCAGTCAGAAGTTTATTTCAACTGATAGATTTGATGGGAGTTATAGGCGTTATTATCGTACAGGCGACTTGGCAAAATATGCATCAAATGGTGAACTTTTCTTTATGGGTAGGGCTGATGCACAAGTGAAAGTCAGAGGATTCAGAGTTGAATTGGCAGAAATAGAAGGATTACTTCTGCAATTTAATGGAGTTCAAGCTGCTGTTGTTGCTTTGGATAGCGCGACACAGCAATTGGCTGCTTATGTTGTTGTGGATCACAATACGGAAATTGACCGTGAAGTGCTGGCTGACTTATTACGGTTGAAATTGCCATACTACATGATCCCTTCCACATTGGATGTGATTGATCAGCTGCCTATGACAACCAGTCAAAAAATTGACCGGAAAAGATTACCTGTACCTCATACCCCGCTTTCATATTCTGCTAAGAAAGAGATTATTGCTCCATCAACAACTTTGGAAAAAGCCATGGTGACTATTATGGCGAAGCATTTCAAACGCGACAACATATCTATGGATGATCATTTTTTCAATGATTTAGGAGGTCATTCATTGTTAGCTGCATTGGTGGTATCTGAAATGAGAGAAAAAGCGATGTTTGCCACTATGTCAGTTGTTGATGTATATAAATTTCCTGTTTTATCTGATTTGGCAAAGGAGCTTGAAAAAAAACAACAACAACCCGAACAAAAAACAGCGTCCAAAAAAGAACGAGATATTTATGTCCCTTCTAAAATGAATTATTACACGTGTGTGTTTTTTCAAGGGATTGCTATGATTTTCCTTTTGTTGTTGTTTGGCATTGAATGGCTAGGTCCTTTCTTTGTTTATTCATATTATTATCAGGCAGATAATGGTGTATTTCATTCTATGGTGACAATGCTATGGATGTACTTTATTCTGATGCCTGTACTTTCTCTTTTTGCTATTGGATTTAAATGGGCAGTTATAGGTCGAATAAAACCCGGAAAATACAAATTGTGGGGGAGTTATTATTTTCGGTTTTGGATTGTTGATAAAGTTATTAATATTGCACCTATTAATTATTTTACCGGGACCTCAATAATGAATGTTTTTTTGCGGGCATTGGGAGCTAAAATAGGGAAGAATGTTTATATCAATACTTCTGCTATTTCTGCTTTTGATTTGCTGCGTATAGGTGATAACGTTAGCATCTGTACGGATACGCATCTTCGGGGTTACAACATTGCAGATGGGTTTTTGTATATTGGAGACATATCATTGGAGGATGACTGCTTTGTGGGCACACGATGCAATTTATCTCATAATACCAAGATGGAACGCAATTCGTCTATTGACGATCTTACCTTGGTTGCAGAAGGAACAGTGATTCCTGCTAATGAACAATGGAGCGGATCGCCTGCTGTGAAAATCGGGACAAATGGGAAACCGGAGCATCAAAAGCTTTGGTCGGTACGTAATTCCATATTGTTTTTTATCAGCATCTTCCTTATTCCTTTGATTACAATGCTTGCTTATTTTCCTGGCTTGGTTTTGATTACACACTTGGCCTATGTTTCGAGAGGATTTCATTTTTTATGGTCGACCATTGGAGTAGGGGTTTCATTTGTGGTGCTTTTGACGGTGATTATTGCGATTTTGAAATGGTTGATGCTAGGAAATATCAAGGAAGGCAAATATCCCGTTAATAGTATTTTTTACTATAAGAAGTGGTTCTTTGATCAACTGATGAAATTGAGTTTACAGGTTATTGGAACACTATACACTACACTTTATTTACAAACTTGGTTTAAAATGTTAGGTGTAAAAATGGGTAAACGGGTTGAAATTGCTACGGTTGAATTCATTTCTCCTGATCTGCTTGAGACTGGGGACGAATGTTTCCTTGCTGATTCCGTTTCTGTAGGTGCTTCACATGTGAGAAACGGATATATTACCATTGCAAAAGCCCGCATTGGAGATCGTACCTTTGTAGGAAACAGTGCCGTGATAAGTCCGGGAACCCGACTTGGTAGCGATGTTTTGGTTGGAGTACTTTCAAAAATGAGTCAGGAAAATCTCCCCGCGAAAGATGGCTCATCATGGTTTGGTTCTCCTGCTGTTTATCTTCCAAAACGTGATATTAATCAGGATTTTTCCATTAAACAAACCTATAAACCCACGAAACTTTTGTTTATACTTCGTTATTCCATTGAGTTTTTTCGGGTTACCTTACCTGCAACATTTTTCATTGCTTTGGCAGCCCTGATTACGGATGTTGCTTCTTATTTGCAAGTTACGAAGTCACTGGGTGAGCTTTTCCTTTTGTTTCCTTTCATGTATCTTGGAGCTGCTATTTTGGGAACTATGGCAATGGCTATTTTTAAATGGATTGTTATTGGAAAATACAAACCAGCCAAGAAGCCATTATGGAGTCATTATGTATGGAGAAGTGAGTTAGTAACAGGCGTTTATGAAAATTTTTTGGTACTGTTTTTCTTAAATATTCTGACAGGTACGCCGTTTATCAAATATCCGTTGCGTTTACTCGGATGTAAGATAGGGAAAAAAGCATGTATGTTTACAACACAAATTACAGAGTTTGACTTGATTAAGATGGGAGATAATGTGGCTGTAAACGACAATTGTACCTTGCAGACACATTTATTTGAAGACCGAGTCATGAAAATGTCGTTTGTCGATATAGAAAATAATTGTAGCGTGGGTGGCATGGCAGTTGTTTTGTATGATTCAAAAATGGAACATGATGCTATTTTACAACCTCTTTCTGTATTGATGAAAAGTGAAACGTTGCCTGCTAATACAATATTTAAAGGGGTTCCTGCAAATCCGTCTTAG
- a CDS encoding RNA polymerase sigma factor yields the protein MTEYELITQILSGNLSLYKQIVETYQAQVFRICIGFVHQKEDADDLTQEVFIQVYQSLETFKGESSFSTWLYRITINRALNHVRDHQKRSLFHRLESWVGFDKSSSGLEVQTFEENPEQQLIKHEERNLIAKALTQLPEKQRIAIVLSKYEDLSQREIAEILHISEGAVESLLQRAKQSLRKQLSALWHSS from the coding sequence ATGACTGAATATGAGTTGATTACACAAATTCTTTCCGGTAATTTGTCCCTGTATAAGCAAATTGTAGAAACATATCAGGCACAAGTGTTCCGAATATGTATCGGCTTTGTTCATCAAAAAGAAGATGCAGATGATTTGACACAAGAAGTTTTCATTCAGGTATATCAATCATTGGAAACATTTAAAGGCGAGTCTTCCTTTTCTACTTGGTTGTATAGAATTACGATCAATCGGGCATTAAATCACGTCCGGGATCATCAGAAACGATCATTATTTCATAGGTTAGAGTCATGGGTTGGATTTGATAAAAGCTCATCAGGTTTGGAAGTACAAACTTTTGAAGAAAACCCAGAGCAACAACTTATTAAGCATGAAGAGCGGAATTTAATTGCAAAAGCATTAACCCAGCTTCCTGAAAAGCAACGTATTGCAATTGTTTTGAGTAAATATGAAGACTTGTCACAGCGCGAAATCGCGGAGATTCTTCATATCTCAGAAGGAGCTGTGGAATCGCTTTTGCAACGTGCCAAACAATCTTTGCGGAAGCAATTATCTGCCTTATGGCATTCATCTTGA
- a CDS encoding anti-sigma factor family protein: MNCFTCEHYFDAYFEGVLSSEMKSQMEEHLDSCKSCAAMYALWQKAEYMIKEEKSTSSNPFLATRVMSKLEMPSETAARKQLVFKPVTIAFIVGIAVFLGVILGNLYQPVKLHPAISEEMFYLNDGAIEPIAFYEAK, from the coding sequence ATGAATTGTTTTACATGCGAACATTATTTTGATGCCTATTTCGAAGGCGTTCTTTCATCAGAGATGAAATCTCAGATGGAGGAACACCTTGATTCGTGTAAATCATGCGCTGCAATGTATGCATTATGGCAAAAGGCGGAATACATGATAAAAGAAGAGAAGTCGACCTCTTCCAATCCGTTTCTTGCTACTCGAGTTATGTCAAAACTCGAAATGCCATCTGAAACTGCAGCAAGAAAGCAATTAGTTTTTAAGCCTGTGACTATTGCCTTTATTGTAGGAATAGCTGTTTTTTTAGGAGTCATACTAGGAAATTTGTATCAACCTGTAAAACTTCATCCTGCAATTTCAGAAGAGATGTTTTATTTAAATGATGGAGCAATTGAACCTATTGCTTTTTACGAAGCAAAATAA
- a CDS encoding periplasmic heavy metal sensor, which translates to MDTDKKIKGLVWAVFFLAVMNLTMLATIFYHVYQSNREEVSVEKQIGIEADAAKFTGRYFRDQLQLNASQMIQFRQVNRTFRQQAQMILSELVSKRRQILEEMSAPHTDTIKLNQFSKEIGDLHYALKQATVRYYLAIKQECDSSQQQKLHELFQEIFINDLPLNYPGNHGQSGGGQWSNRFSR; encoded by the coding sequence ATGGACACAGATAAAAAAATCAAAGGCCTTGTTTGGGCGGTATTCTTTTTAGCAGTGATGAACTTGACTATGTTAGCAACAATCTTTTATCATGTCTATCAATCGAACCGTGAAGAGGTATCCGTTGAAAAACAGATAGGGATTGAGGCGGATGCAGCAAAATTTACCGGCCGGTATTTTCGTGATCAATTACAATTGAATGCTTCGCAAATGATTCAATTCCGACAAGTCAACCGGACTTTTAGACAACAAGCACAAATGATTTTGTCTGAGTTGGTCTCCAAGAGAAGGCAGATACTTGAAGAAATGAGTGCTCCTCATACGGATACCATTAAGTTGAATCAATTTTCGAAGGAAATAGGTGATTTACATTATGCATTAAAACAGGCAACTGTGCGCTATTATCTTGCAATAAAACAGGAATGTGATTCGAGTCAACAACAAAAATTACATGAATTATTTCAAGAGATTTTTATTAATGATTTGCCTTTGAATTATCCTGGAAATCATGGCCAATCTGGTGGTGGCCAGTGGAGTAATCGATTTAGCCGTTGA
- a CDS encoding DUF302 domain-containing protein → MNSIFIEQESKYDFDETVEKLIVEIRKTSWKISVVNDLQQSLEEYGQKVLPVKVLALCNPAYASQLLTKDEMRIVSPLMPCRISIYQKSDGKTYISRMNFLSFARLLDRESELLMTASHHEVEEIMKSVLVSASVMQLNSMSRFKYGQELSREWLISWF, encoded by the coding sequence ATGAACTCTATATTTATAGAACAGGAAAGTAAGTACGATTTTGATGAAACGGTTGAAAAACTTATAGTTGAAATCAGGAAAACTTCATGGAAGATATCTGTAGTAAATGATTTACAACAATCATTGGAAGAATATGGTCAAAAAGTGCTTCCGGTTAAAGTTCTGGCTTTGTGTAATCCAGCGTATGCAAGCCAGTTATTGACAAAAGACGAAATGAGGATTGTTTCTCCGTTGATGCCTTGTAGAATCAGTATTTATCAGAAAAGCGACGGGAAAACATATATATCACGCATGAACTTTTTATCTTTTGCCAGATTATTAGATAGGGAGAGCGAACTGTTAATGACGGCGTCGCATCATGAAGTGGAAGAAATCATGAAATCTGTGTTAGTCTCGGCGTCAGTCATGCAATTAAACAGCATGTCTCGCTTTAAATATGGGCAGGAGCTTAGTAGGGAGTGGCTGATTAGCTGGTTTTAA
- a CDS encoding DUF2202 domain-containing protein, whose product MKTKIEQRMMCWGLCAVNALLLMSCNQQDALKTSKPSYGNLIQVASDGSTTVLTNNLQAAFVATPSLSDSELALLLKIKEDEKLARDVYSNLSTAWSQPIFANIETAEERHLQAILTLLRFYNQPDTLVADMGVFSTPELTQLYQTFVSNGKASLVGAYQVGIQIEEMDIKDLMDGLASNPNTNIVTTFDNLLKASRNHLRAFYRQLSNLGIVYVPQYLSQEEYDSIVQSPMEQGNTYVLQNQYQYNYQYQYRHQGH is encoded by the coding sequence ATGAAAACAAAAATCGAACAAAGGATGATGTGTTGGGGATTGTGTGCAGTGAACGCACTACTCCTTATGTCTTGTAATCAACAAGACGCTTTGAAAACTTCGAAACCATCTTATGGCAACCTGATTCAAGTTGCTTCCGATGGATCTACTACGGTATTGACAAATAATTTGCAAGCTGCTTTTGTGGCTACACCTTCTTTAAGTGATAGTGAATTAGCGCTTTTACTAAAAATTAAGGAAGATGAAAAATTGGCACGTGACGTTTATTCCAATTTGAGCACGGCATGGTCGCAACCTATATTTGCTAACATTGAAACTGCCGAAGAACGCCACTTGCAAGCTATTCTGACATTGTTGAGATTTTATAATCAACCTGATACGTTAGTTGCTGATATGGGCGTTTTCTCTACTCCTGAACTGACACAGCTATATCAAACCTTTGTTTCCAATGGTAAAGCTTCATTGGTAGGTGCTTATCAGGTTGGAATACAGATTGAAGAAATGGATATTAAGGATTTGATGGATGGCTTAGCGAGTAACCCCAATACAAATATTGTTACCACGTTTGATAACCTGCTGAAAGCTTCACGTAACCATTTAAGGGCTTTTTATCGTCAATTGTCGAATTTGGGCATTGTGTATGTGCCTCAATATCTTTCGCAGGAAGAATATGATTCTATTGTTCAATCACCTATGGAACAAGGAAATACATATGTATTACAAAATCAATATCAATATAATTATCAATATCAATACCGTCATCAAGGCCATTAA
- a CDS encoding DUF4861 domain-containing protein: MKRVAFIFLCLSVAFIAFAKTKSIVITLQNPSLVNQFNAPVVISVSTLTHKTGVNVQSVAVYEAGKLIPSQLDDFNHDGKPDELAFLVSIPAKHERILTLKVASDSSLFTRFPEETHAQMFLRNKTTHQLIPTREASSPTGNLYQALQHHGPAFESKIMAFRIYFDKKQTVDLYGKKHHELELAQDNWYPSDEQIAHGFGDDILWVKETAGCGTLKGWNGTQALHIAPVSNRTARVITDGPVRAIIEMEADGWQYEGKKIQLKERYILYAGHRDVEVQVNQNDTTTLCAGVQTIFDKSQIMSPVKGVVAIWGTGLQYPKTDNKRAMPQTVGLAVSMPYAILQKSTKDADNLLLIVKGKSFTYHFAAAWSQEIGGYKSANQFFHFVRTWDIALRHPVKIVNWK, encoded by the coding sequence ATGAAAAGAGTTGCTTTTATTTTTTTGTGTTTATCTGTGGCTTTTATTGCTTTTGCTAAAACGAAATCAATTGTTATTACACTTCAAAATCCATCACTTGTCAACCAATTTAATGCTCCTGTGGTAATTTCTGTTTCAACGTTAACGCACAAAACTGGAGTTAATGTACAATCTGTCGCAGTTTATGAAGCGGGAAAATTGATTCCTTCTCAATTGGATGATTTTAATCATGATGGAAAACCGGATGAATTGGCTTTTTTGGTGAGTATCCCTGCTAAGCACGAGCGAATTTTGACACTGAAAGTTGCTTCAGATAGTTCTTTGTTTACAAGATTTCCTGAAGAAACACATGCCCAGATGTTTTTAAGGAATAAAACAACGCATCAATTAATTCCAACACGGGAGGCATCGTCGCCAACAGGCAATTTATACCAGGCTTTGCAACATCATGGGCCGGCGTTTGAATCAAAAATAATGGCTTTTCGCATATACTTCGATAAAAAACAAACCGTTGACTTATACGGTAAAAAGCATCATGAATTGGAATTAGCTCAGGATAATTGGTATCCTTCCGACGAACAGATTGCTCATGGCTTTGGAGATGATATTTTGTGGGTTAAAGAGACGGCTGGGTGTGGAACACTTAAAGGATGGAACGGAACGCAGGCTCTTCATATTGCCCCAGTCTCTAATCGTACTGCTCGGGTGATAACGGATGGTCCGGTGAGGGCAATCATTGAAATGGAAGCGGATGGTTGGCAATATGAAGGAAAAAAGATTCAATTGAAGGAACGTTATATCCTTTATGCCGGACATCGTGATGTTGAAGTTCAAGTAAATCAAAATGATACCACTACGTTGTGTGCTGGCGTTCAAACAATTTTCGATAAATCTCAGATTATGTCTCCTGTGAAAGGTGTTGTTGCGATTTGGGGGACAGGATTACAATATCCCAAAACAGATAATAAACGGGCTATGCCGCAAACTGTTGGATTAGCTGTTTCGATGCCTTACGCTATTTTGCAGAAGTCAACCAAGGATGCTGATAATCTTTTGCTGATAGTCAAGGGGAAATCATTTACTTATCATTTTGCGGCAGCATGGTCGCAGGAAATAGGAGGTTACAAGAGTGCAAATCAATTTTTCCATTTTGTAAGGACATGGGATATAGCTTTGCGTCATCCGGTAAAAATAGTAAACTGGAAATAA
- a CDS encoding TIGR01212 family radical SAM protein (This family includes YhcC from E. coli K-12, an uncharacterized radical SAM protein.): MSLRYNDYTTLLREQLNERVQKISINAGFTCPNRDGTLGYGGCTYCNNQSFNPDYCKPSKSVTTQLDEGIRFFRKKHEDQKYIAYFQAYTNTYAPFDNLIKLYEEALAYPKVIGIAIGTRPDCVNDTILDYFAHLAKSCYVMIEYGVESTCNDTLQFIHRGHTFEQAEEAIRITATRNIATAAHLIIGLPHETHETWLQHARKLSMLPLSVLKLHQLQIIKGTQMARQYGEHPEWFHLSTLENYIDTVIDFLELLPPAISMERFASQSPAQLLIAPAWKTKNHEFVVKLQRRMEERDTFQGKKWRSTLPHYTIK, translated from the coding sequence ATGTCTTTGCGCTACAATGATTATACAACCTTGCTACGCGAACAACTCAACGAACGCGTTCAAAAAATATCCATCAATGCTGGATTTACTTGTCCAAATCGAGACGGAACGTTAGGCTATGGAGGATGTACCTATTGCAATAATCAATCATTTAATCCTGATTATTGCAAACCATCCAAATCTGTCACCACACAGTTGGACGAAGGCATTCGCTTCTTTCGTAAAAAGCATGAAGATCAAAAATATATCGCTTATTTTCAGGCATACACAAACACATATGCACCATTCGACAATTTAATCAAATTATATGAGGAGGCACTGGCATATCCTAAAGTGATTGGAATTGCCATCGGTACCCGTCCGGATTGTGTAAATGACACGATACTGGACTATTTTGCTCATCTGGCAAAGTCTTGTTATGTGATGATAGAATATGGTGTAGAATCTACTTGTAATGATACATTACAATTTATTCATCGCGGGCATACTTTTGAACAGGCTGAAGAAGCAATTCGAATAACAGCAACTCGAAATATTGCCACGGCTGCGCATCTTATCATCGGATTACCCCATGAAACACATGAAACATGGTTGCAACATGCCCGAAAGCTATCCATGCTACCTCTGTCAGTTTTAAAATTGCATCAATTGCAAATTATCAAAGGAACACAAATGGCAAGACAATACGGGGAACATCCGGAATGGTTTCATCTTTCCACGCTGGAAAATTATATTGATACTGTTATTGATTTTCTGGAACTCCTTCCTCCTGCCATTTCTATGGAACGTTTTGCATCCCAATCACCGGCACAATTGCTCATTGCACCAGCATGGAAAACCAAGAATCATGAATTTGTAGTAAAATTACAACGTCGAATGGAAGAACGGGATACTTTTCAAGGGAAAAAATGGAGAAGTACCCTTCCCCACTATACCATCAAATAA
- the rho gene encoding transcription termination factor Rho, with product MYNISELREKDLAELKKIAAEMNIKRFESLPKDELVYRILDEQAISKAAEKKESASIDEDAKKKRIRMRTPNKANNNSSDKPQNQTNGSNVSPQNNTVKPAMAEAGKLQKQENKPNTSETKPTTQAPQHKPHHKNQVQKAVVDVKTEMPIKQHVKDTDPLLNETIEEDIEQTENQVAAPVPIPEIQEKKSDLPPANTPNHNQPSQKNQRNPNNKTPNQNFQNQNNNQKKNSENGEKPYEFEGILTGVGVFEPMQDGYGFLRSPDYNYFTSPDDIYVSQSQIKLFGLKKGDTVEGTIRPPKEGEKFFPLVKVTKINGRSPEFVRDRLAFDHLTPLFPDEKFNLITGKNDPTSMRIVDLFSPIGKGQRGLIVAQPKTGKTILLKDIANAIAANHPDVYMIILLIDERPEEVTDMERSVNAEVIASTFDEPAERHVKVADIVLEKAKRLVECGHDVVILLDSITRLARAYNTVAPASGKMLSGGVDANALHKPKRFFGAARNIENGGSLTIIATALTETGSKMDDVIFEEFKGTGNMELQLDRKLSNKRIFPAVDIMSSSTRRDDLLHDPETLNRMWVLRKYLSDMNPVEAMEFLKDRLERTESNEEFLATMNG from the coding sequence ATGTATAATATTTCAGAACTAAGAGAGAAAGACCTTGCTGAGCTGAAGAAAATTGCAGCTGAGATGAACATTAAACGTTTCGAATCTTTACCCAAAGACGAATTAGTTTATCGAATTTTAGATGAACAAGCAATTTCAAAAGCTGCTGAAAAAAAAGAATCAGCTTCTATTGATGAAGATGCAAAGAAGAAACGCATTCGGATGAGAACCCCAAATAAAGCAAACAATAATTCATCTGATAAACCTCAAAATCAAACAAATGGAAGCAATGTTTCCCCACAGAATAACACGGTAAAACCGGCAATGGCAGAAGCAGGGAAACTTCAGAAACAAGAAAATAAGCCTAACACATCGGAAACAAAACCAACAACACAAGCTCCCCAGCACAAACCCCATCATAAAAATCAAGTGCAGAAAGCTGTTGTTGATGTTAAGACAGAAATGCCAATTAAACAACATGTCAAAGACACTGATCCATTGTTGAATGAGACCATCGAAGAAGATATAGAACAAACAGAAAATCAAGTTGCTGCACCTGTTCCTATTCCTGAAATACAAGAAAAGAAATCCGATTTGCCTCCGGCCAATACACCAAATCATAATCAACCTTCTCAAAAGAATCAACGGAATCCTAACAACAAGACGCCAAACCAAAATTTTCAAAACCAGAATAATAACCAAAAGAAAAATTCTGAAAACGGAGAAAAACCTTATGAGTTTGAAGGAATTTTGACGGGAGTTGGAGTGTTTGAGCCAATGCAGGATGGGTATGGCTTTCTGCGATCGCCTGATTATAACTATTTTACATCTCCTGATGATATCTATGTTTCTCAATCTCAAATCAAACTATTTGGATTAAAAAAGGGAGACACCGTAGAAGGAACAATTCGTCCGCCAAAAGAAGGAGAAAAATTTTTCCCATTGGTCAAAGTAACCAAAATAAACGGTAGATCACCCGAATTCGTTCGTGATCGCTTGGCCTTTGACCATCTTACGCCATTATTCCCTGATGAAAAATTCAACTTAATTACCGGGAAAAATGATCCTACATCTATGCGCATTGTGGATCTTTTTTCTCCTATAGGAAAAGGCCAACGGGGTCTTATTGTAGCTCAACCTAAGACAGGAAAGACTATATTACTCAAAGACATAGCTAATGCGATAGCAGCAAATCATCCTGATGTATATATGATTATTCTACTTATTGACGAGCGTCCTGAAGAAGTAACAGATATGGAACGAAGTGTCAATGCGGAAGTGATTGCGTCAACCTTTGATGAACCAGCAGAGCGTCATGTCAAAGTAGCAGATATCGTTTTAGAAAAAGCTAAAAGATTGGTAGAATGCGGACACGACGTGGTAATTCTGCTTGATTCAATCACGCGATTAGCGCGGGCATACAATACAGTAGCACCAGCTTCAGGCAAAATGCTCTCGGGAGGTGTGGATGCCAACGCGTTGCATAAGCCTAAACGATTCTTTGGAGCTGCCCGTAATATTGAAAATGGAGGAAGCCTGACTATCATAGCCACTGCGCTTACTGAAACAGGTTCAAAAATGGATGATGTTATTTTTGAAGAGTTTAAGGGGACAGGCAATATGGAATTACAACTCGATCGTAAGCTTTCAAATAAACGTATTTTCCCTGCAGTGGATATTATGTCATCAAGCACACGCCGCGATGATTTATTGCATGATCCTGAGACATTGAATCGTATGTGGGTATTACGTAAATATTTATCAGACATGAACCCGGTCGAAGCGATGGAATTTCTGAAAGATCGCCTGGAAAGGACCGAAAGTAACGAAGAATTTCTTGCCACGATGAACGGGTGA